The Leptolyngbya sp. FACHB-261 genome segment TAGAAGTTATCTACCCTACTCTTTTTGCTAAGTTTTTTGCTTGCTGAGTCTTTCTGAAAGGCGTACACATTCTGACGACTTATGGCATTGCCAGAATGTGTAATTTGGATCTAGCTGTTCGCTCCAGAACAGCGTTATCCCATGAGAATCACTGTATCTAAAACATGAATAATGCCGTTATCTGCTTCGATATCGGCAGCAACAACCGTGGCATTTTTGACTTCGAACCCATCTGTCGTGTCGATTCGAATCGGTGAACCTTCAACCGAAGTGACAGAATCAACCTTAGCAAGGTCAGCCTGACTGAGCTTGCCCGACACCACGTGATATTTCAGAATTCGGGTGAGCTGAGGAATATTTTGTAGCAGAGTTTGAATAGTGCCCGGTGGTAACTTGGCAAATGCCTCATCATTGGGGGCAAAAACAGTAAAGGGACCAGGGCTTTTTAGGGTGTCTACCAAACCAGCAGCTTGTACTGCTGCCACCAACGTTTGAAAAGAGCCAGCCCCAACTGCAATA includes the following:
- a CDS encoding fasciclin domain-containing protein; its protein translation is MADIVDIAVGAGSFQTLVAAVQAAGLVDTLKSPGPFTVFAPNDEAFAKLPPGTIQTLLQNIPQLTRILKYHVVSGKLSQADLAKVDSVTSVEGSPIRIDTTDGFEVKNATVVAADIEADNGIIHVLDTVILMG